One segment of Oscillospiraceae bacterium MB08-C2-2 DNA contains the following:
- a CDS encoding DUF1700 domain-containing protein encodes MNKLEYLNALERELQGKLPVNEIDDILRDYAEYFNDGTSQGIPEEQTAYRLGTPAEVARQIVAENCPPDRGFTAYYSRMRTKMQKEKNSTAKWIWVIVLIVTFPVWFGALAAVVGTLFAALFAAAALVVALLAGGAVMIGLIFVWMGEISALASVYMAIGGIGLLALGVCVVCLLVMTVRGISRAIRYQVQKRRPGTGEVDIHA; translated from the coding sequence ATGAATAAGCTGGAGTATTTAAACGCACTGGAGCGGGAGCTGCAAGGCAAGCTTCCAGTGAATGAGATTGATGACATTCTGCGGGATTATGCCGAATATTTTAACGATGGCACCAGCCAGGGCATCCCGGAGGAGCAAACAGCCTACCGGTTGGGTACCCCAGCGGAGGTGGCCCGGCAGATTGTGGCGGAAAACTGCCCGCCGGATAGAGGCTTTACCGCATACTATAGCCGGATGCGAACAAAAATGCAGAAGGAAAAAAACAGCACGGCCAAGTGGATTTGGGTTATTGTTCTCATTGTTACCTTTCCGGTTTGGTTTGGTGCCTTGGCGGCAGTGGTGGGAACCCTTTTTGCAGCCCTTTTTGCAGCGGCGGCTCTCGTGGTAGCTCTGTTGGCCGGCGGTGCTGTGATGATCGGCCTAATTTTTGTTTGGATGGGTGAAATCAGCGCGCTGGCCTCGGTGTATATGGCCATAGGCGGCATCGGGCTGCTGGCGTTGGGTGTTTGCGTTGTCTGCCTGCTGGTTATGACGGTGCGGGGTATATCCCGGGCGATTCGGTATCAGGTTCAAAAAAGAAGACCCGGCACAGGGGAGGTGGATATCCATGCTTAA
- a CDS encoding GAP family protein translates to MFPLLATTVVTSAVDSLNPIAITQQFVLQGLVKKAYHIWYFIISIAITNFTWGLLAYFGLAALLGRFMRDFLERYATLLFGIEALSGVGCMIAFLIIIRKLRATPAAEASEEEEENSQSAFRAKSVSPAALTGLGVLATLSELTTALPYFAFIAILCNYTLSVAQTVFILIVYNIIYSLPLMIMYFVYIKSRQHFDSFYLLIKSNISKWSAVLVPGLVGALGLVLLGHSASFFLG, encoded by the coding sequence ATGTTCCCATTGCTTGCCACAACGGTTGTCACCAGCGCGGTGGATAGCCTAAACCCCATTGCCATCACACAGCAATTTGTTTTGCAGGGGCTTGTTAAAAAGGCTTACCACATCTGGTATTTTATCATTTCGATCGCAATTACAAATTTCACTTGGGGATTGCTGGCCTATTTTGGCTTGGCCGCCCTGTTGGGCCGCTTTATGCGGGACTTTCTGGAACGATATGCCACACTGCTTTTTGGTATTGAGGCCCTTTCGGGAGTAGGCTGTATGATTGCTTTCCTGATAATTATACGCAAGCTGAGAGCCACTCCTGCCGCTGAGGCTTCAGAGGAGGAAGAAGAAAACTCCCAGTCGGCCTTTCGAGCCAAATCGGTTTCCCCCGCTGCATTAACAGGACTCGGTGTGCTGGCAACCCTTTCGGAGCTGACCACTGCGCTTCCCTATTTTGCCTTTATTGCGATTTTGTGTAATTATACGCTTTCAGTTGCTCAAACAGTTTTTATACTTATTGTATACAACATTATTTATTCCCTGCCCCTGATGATCATGTATTTTGTTTATATCAAATCAAGGCAGCACTTTGATTCCTTTTATCTGCTGATTAAAAGCAATATTTCCAAATGGTCGGCTGTGTTGGTGCCGGGATTAGTTGGTGCCTTAGGTTTGGTACTGCTGGGTCACAGTGCTTCCTTTTTTCTTGGATAG
- a CDS encoding PadR family transcriptional regulator, whose product MTTQFRKGVIEMCILALIERKDTYGYEIVGEIAKRAAINEGTVYPILRRLTGENYFQTYLVESTGGPARKYYSITPLGRQYLEQQKREWTAFSQMVDEILRGDNA is encoded by the coding sequence ATGACCACACAATTTCGCAAGGGTGTTATTGAAATGTGTATATTGGCACTGATTGAACGCAAAGATACCTATGGTTATGAGATTGTCGGCGAGATTGCCAAGCGGGCCGCAATCAATGAGGGAACGGTGTATCCCATTCTGCGCCGGTTGACAGGGGAGAATTATTTTCAAACCTATTTGGTGGAAAGCACAGGGGGGCCAGCTCGGAAATACTATTCCATAACCCCTCTGGGCAGGCAGTATCTGGAGCAGCAAAAGCGGGAATGGACTGCTTTTTCACAAATGGTGGATGAAATATTGAGAGGTGACAACGCATGA
- a CDS encoding ABC-F family ATP-binding cassette domain-containing protein, whose product MLQIHFKKVGKAFGEQTILKEITFSVAQGDRIGIVGANGSGKTTLLRLLAGKEEKDWGEIFRAGELRQSLLQQNSTVDGGDPVPNLSTVDRPLFQLGGKPDSPCPSGGEKTRLALSQILGSQPDLLLLDEPTNNLDFEGLNALAALLNTYRGTVIVVSHDRWFLDRTVTRILEIQEGLCTEYAGNYTDYREEKQRNFSQQLHRYDAEQKRQKKIEQTIRQVSGWSEKAHRESTKRGSGEVTMGFKEYHRAKAKRMDKQVKSQIKRLEKLKNQGPERPVEEKNVYFQIAGNSNRGKRMIQATGVSKRFGERVLFADSDFCVLRGEKIALFGENGCGKSTLIRMLTGQEAATHGEIWVSPSAKPFVLEQTFDTLPGDQSILEYLGHILRNVSGYHRTVLHNMGLEKNQLSRPIKTLSYGEQTKLKMAEAILKNWDFLILDEPTNHLDLHSRKMLENTLSQYAGTLLVVSHDLYFLQKLCDKVLLFEEGRIRRLENSFAQFWETRTQGEGEW is encoded by the coding sequence ATGTTACAAATTCATTTTAAAAAGGTTGGAAAAGCCTTTGGAGAACAGACTATTTTAAAGGAAATTACCTTTTCGGTGGCGCAAGGTGACCGCATCGGCATTGTAGGGGCCAACGGCAGCGGCAAAACAACTCTTTTGCGGCTGCTGGCCGGAAAGGAAGAAAAGGATTGGGGGGAGATTTTTCGGGCAGGCGAGCTGCGGCAGTCACTTTTGCAGCAGAACAGCACGGTGGATGGAGGCGATCCTGTCCCCAATCTCTCAACTGTGGATCGTCCTCTGTTTCAGCTTGGCGGCAAACCGGACTCCCCCTGCCCTTCTGGTGGGGAGAAGACCCGGCTGGCACTTTCTCAGATACTGGGCAGCCAGCCTGATCTTCTTTTGCTGGATGAACCCACCAACAATTTGGATTTTGAGGGCCTAAACGCTTTGGCTGCGCTTCTGAACACTTATCGGGGAACGGTGATTGTTGTATCCCACGACCGCTGGTTTCTGGATCGAACTGTCACCCGTATCTTAGAAATACAGGAGGGTCTCTGCACCGAGTATGCAGGGAATTACACCGATTATCGGGAAGAGAAGCAGCGCAATTTCTCCCAGCAGCTTCACCGCTACGATGCGGAGCAGAAGCGGCAGAAAAAAATTGAGCAAACCATTCGCCAAGTGAGTGGTTGGTCGGAAAAAGCCCACCGGGAATCCACCAAGCGAGGCTCCGGCGAGGTAACAATGGGCTTTAAGGAATATCATCGGGCTAAGGCCAAAAGAATGGATAAGCAGGTGAAAAGCCAAATTAAACGGCTGGAAAAGCTCAAAAACCAAGGACCCGAACGTCCGGTGGAGGAAAAGAACGTATACTTTCAAATTGCCGGTAACAGCAACCGGGGCAAGCGTATGATACAGGCCACCGGGGTCAGCAAGCGGTTTGGGGAACGGGTGCTTTTCGCCGACAGTGATTTTTGTGTTCTGCGGGGAGAAAAAATCGCCCTGTTTGGTGAGAACGGCTGTGGAAAATCCACCCTGATTCGGATGCTCACCGGTCAAGAGGCGGCAACCCACGGGGAAATATGGGTCAGCCCCAGCGCCAAGCCTTTTGTTTTGGAGCAGACCTTTGATACCTTGCCGGGCGATCAAAGCATTCTGGAATATCTGGGCCATATATTGAGGAATGTTTCCGGCTACCATCGCACCGTTCTGCACAATATGGGGCTGGAAAAAAATCAGCTGAGCCGCCCGATCAAAACCCTTAGCTACGGCGAGCAGACCAAGCTAAAAATGGCGGAAGCCATTCTGAAAAACTGGGATTTTCTGATTCTGGATGAGCCCACCAATCACTTGGATCTGCACTCCCGGAAAATGCTGGAAAATACGTTGAGCCAGTATGCAGGTACCCTGCTGGTGGTATCCCATGACCTTTATTTTCTCCAAAAGCTTTGCGATAAGGTGCTGCTTTTTGAGGAGGGGCGCATCCGCCGGCTGGAAAACAGCTTTGCCCAATTTTGGGAAACTCGCACACAGGGTGAAGGCGAGTGGTAA